The Oreochromis aureus strain Israel breed Guangdong linkage group 15, ZZ_aureus, whole genome shotgun sequence genome contains the following window.
GGTGATGGTGTGCACCACTTGGGCACACCCTCACCACTCCCTTCTCTCCTCTGAGATGGTTGATTTTATTAACAAGGCTAACACCACCTGGACGGTGAGACCATGCAGTCAGTTTTATGGATATTTCCACATCTTAGGAAGCTGTTAACAACCTGTAAGCGATGATTTCTCTGCTCCAATTTCCTTTTATTTGCTCCAGGCCACAAAGAATTTCCAGAATATCGATACCACCTATGTCAAACGGCTGTGTGGCACCATACTGAATGGACCCAAGCTACCAGAGGTGTAAGTTTATCAGGTGGTTTGCACAGCTGGTCACATGAGATGACATGTGACAGTCAGCAGGTTGAGCTAATCTGCAGTGATTCTGTTTCCTCTCTTGTTTAGGCTTCATAATATTGAAGGCATTGAACTTCCTGACAGCTTTGATGCACGCAAACAGTGGCCCAACTGTGCCACAATCCAACAGATCCGAGATCAAGGCTCCTGTGGGTCCTGTTGGGTATGACACAccaagaaataaaaatacagcacCACCAAATAGAGGAGATAGGGtgggacattaaaaaaaattattaccaACTTCCATATTCTCAGTGTTCCCGGTTTGATTTTTACACAGGCCTTTGGGGCAGCTGAGGCAATATCTGACAGGTTATGTATCCAAAGTGGTGGTAAGATCTCTGTGGAGATCTCCGCTGAAGATCTGCTGGCCTGCTGTGATGAATGCGGCATGGGGTGAGCATTAGTAATGGCTCATGTATATAAGTAAATGGGCTGTTCATTAATTCTATGCATGAAGTTTTCATGGAAAAGTTTTTGGGGAGAAACAGTGATGGTTTATAATTACAGTCTTCAAAAATCAAATGAAGTAAAACAGCTATAACTCATGGTGCACAttatgtatttttgtgtttgatGTAGCTGTTATGGTGGCTATTCTTCTGCTGCTTGGGAATTCTGGGCAAAGAAAGGGCTTGTCACAGGAGGCTTGTATGACTCCAAAGTTGGTAAGTCCATTATCAACTTGATGAATTCAGTTTAAGTAGTTGTTGGGAGGAGCAAAACACTTAACTTAAATGGACTGATGGTGATTGTTTATTACAGGCTGCCTACCCTACACCATCGCCCCCTGTGAGCATCATGTGAATGGAAGTCGTCCTCCATGTGGGAGTTCAGAGACTCCTAAGTGTGTGCAGCAGTGCGCTGATGGATACTCACTATCATATGAGAAGGACAAACACTTTGGTACAGAGAATTAAAATAAACTCTACACCCTCCTTGCATTGGTTTACTTTGTTGTTGCAGTCCTTGAAGTTTCCTGTATGTCCCTCTTCAGGCAGACGCACATACGGCGTCCCGTCAGACCCGGAGCAGATCATGACGGAGCTGTACAAGAACGGGCCTGTGGAGGCATCTTTCACTGTTTATGACGATTTTCTGCTGTATAAGAGTGGTgagatttatatatttaattccAGTAATGTCACTCTATATGAGTAAGGTACTTCTTTCTCTCAGTTTAATCTTGGGCAACTGTTTGAGAGCAAGCAAGTCGACCACTAATCTAAAAAGCTCCACAGACACTTAAGAACGCCTGTCAGAAAATGTGTACTATTCAAAAGAGGAACGACCTTCTTCTGCTTTAATGAGCTTTTTGTTGCTGTAGGTGTGTATCAGCATGTGACAGGGGATGTCCTGGGTGGTCATTCCATTAAGATCTTGGGCTGGGGTGATGATAACGGGACGCCCTATTGGCTGGCTGCAAACTCCTGGAATACTGACTGGGGAGATGAAGGTATGGATGAAAGTGTAAGGCACATAGCCGGTGTCACATACAGGCCTACGTCACACAAAGTGCTGAAGATGAGTGGGAATGCTGGCCTAAAACTGTGTCATCCTCTGTTGTCTTCTTATTTCAGGTTTCTTCAAAATCAAGCGTGGAAATGATGAATGTGGTATTGAGTCAGAGGTCATTACAGGAATCCCGCTCAACTAGATGAAATAATCATCACAGCAGACAATCaagaaataaatcaaagaaaagacagatctCATTCTGGGGCAGATTTTGACAGATTTCATGCAATAAAGAGGGAATAAATTGTTGTTTCTTGGTCTTCATTTGCAATTCTTTACTATGATttccaggtttgtttgtttccccCCAAATAAGCtacaaattttttttacagcttcATTTCATTAAGGAGAGAATTGAGCATTATTCATTGACATAGAAAAATTAATGTATTTGGCGATTAAACTCTGATGACCagtgttccctctaagctgcgcgcgtgcgcaattgcgcgcgtgcgcaattgcgcgCTGCTGGCatggtctctgcgcacagaaaatctgcgttgcacaaaaaaaaaaaaaaaaaaaaaatctaacctgaattgaaattaaaattaatactttaacaattccgttttgcagtgttagtcagtaagtgactggctgctcctgtatgggattagagcgatgccaccttatcccattgtccagccaatgatgcgattcacattcgtatatacgcagccaatcaacgtcgttgacaggctatgacagcgtccttatgtgccgacaccggtgttttggctagcaaagcggcgtggctgatgtggagtgaagccacgttaatgacaatgTGTACAACCATTgaagatgtgagcaggacagacggaacaattaacggaaaaagtgtgggctttataccagtttttaaattgtgttg
Protein-coding sequences here:
- the LOC116310792 gene encoding cathepsin B-like, with protein sequence MSPLFLLSVVVMVCTTWAHPHHSLLSSEMVDFINKANTTWTATKNFQNIDTTYVKRLCGTILNGPKLPEVLHNIEGIELPDSFDARKQWPNCATIQQIRDQGSCGSCWAFGAAEAISDRLCIQSGGKISVEISAEDLLACCDECGMGCYGGYSSAAWEFWAKKGLVTGGLYDSKVGCLPYTIAPCEHHVNGSRPPCGSSETPKCVQQCADGYSLSYEKDKHFGRRTYGVPSDPEQIMTELYKNGPVEASFTVYDDFLLYKSGVYQHVTGDVLGGHSIKILGWGDDNGTPYWLAANSWNTDWGDEGFFKIKRGNDECGIESEVITGIPLN